One part of the Streptomyces sp. AM 2-1-1 genome encodes these proteins:
- a CDS encoding TetR family transcriptional regulator, protein MSASGGATRLKLLEGALRTLVEQGVAKTSARSIAATAGVNQALIFYHFGSVDELLAAACVHGAEQRVSRYREPLAALNSLTELLAFARAMHAEERAAGQVAVLGQLLAAGQTVPALAAATSAGLALWIKELEAVLTRLLAATPLDAFADSAGLARATAASFIGMELYEGVDPEGAARALDALEQLAVLAQALEGLGPLTQRAVTQRLRRRTRD, encoded by the coding sequence GTGAGCGCGTCCGGCGGGGCCACCCGCCTCAAACTCCTCGAAGGCGCCCTGCGTACGCTGGTCGAACAGGGCGTCGCCAAGACCTCGGCCCGCTCGATCGCGGCCACCGCCGGGGTCAACCAGGCGCTGATCTTTTACCACTTCGGTTCCGTCGACGAGCTCCTCGCCGCTGCCTGCGTGCACGGCGCCGAGCAGCGCGTCTCCCGCTACCGTGAGCCACTCGCCGCTCTGAACTCCCTCACGGAACTCCTCGCCTTCGCCCGCGCGATGCATGCCGAGGAACGGGCCGCCGGCCAGGTGGCCGTCCTCGGCCAGCTGCTGGCCGCCGGCCAGACCGTGCCCGCCCTCGCGGCCGCGACCTCCGCCGGGCTCGCACTGTGGATCAAGGAGCTGGAGGCCGTCCTGACCCGGTTGCTGGCCGCCACGCCCCTGGACGCCTTCGCCGACTCCGCGGGGCTGGCCCGTGCCACGGCCGCCTCCTTCATCGGCATGGAATTGTACGAGGGCGTCGACCCCGAGGGGGCCGCCCGTGCCCTGGACGCGCTCGAACAGCTCGCCGTCCTCGCTCAGGCGTTGGAAGGGCTCGGACCCCTGACCCAACGTGCAGTCACCCAACGGTTGCGCCGCCGCACGAGAGACTGA
- a CDS encoding DUF4166 domain-containing protein yields the protein MTSIFQTHMGADFGRLHPELRRRFSVGLDSGEACVGRGTMDRIHHGAFFVKPFLRLGGTRNILVPRQGHRVPFVIENYPYADSFGRETVTFVRTFQLPDGPHRFDATMVFNPERDCVLDYLGTHQHLASDLHMSAEPDGSLLIRSGEHRFREGLVDVRVPSLIGGEAEVRESFDESTGRFRIRVRVTNRHFGFLFGYEGSFTAGYVDAASGLRAGLRPVREEARA from the coding sequence GTGACCTCGATCTTCCAGACCCACATGGGCGCCGACTTCGGCCGCCTGCACCCCGAACTCCGGCGGCGCTTCTCCGTCGGGCTCGACAGCGGCGAAGCCTGCGTCGGACGCGGGACGATGGATCGGATCCACCACGGTGCCTTTTTCGTCAAGCCCTTCCTCCGGCTCGGCGGGACGCGGAACATCCTCGTCCCGCGCCAGGGACACCGTGTGCCCTTCGTCATCGAGAATTACCCCTACGCGGATAGCTTCGGCCGTGAGACCGTCACCTTCGTGCGGACCTTCCAGCTGCCCGACGGCCCTCACCGCTTTGACGCCACGATGGTCTTCAACCCCGAGCGCGACTGCGTCCTCGACTACCTCGGTACCCACCAGCACCTCGCCAGCGACCTCCACATGAGCGCCGAACCCGATGGCTCGCTTCTCATCCGCTCCGGTGAGCACCGCTTCCGCGAGGGATTGGTCGACGTACGCGTTCCGTCCCTGATCGGAGGCGAAGCCGAGGTCCGTGAGTCGTTCGACGAGAGCACCGGCCGCTTCCGGATCCGGGTGCGGGTGACGAACCGGCATTTCGGCTTCCTCTTCGGCTACGAGGGCTCCTTCACCGCGGGGTACGTCGACGCGGCGAGCGGACTCCGGGCCGGGCTGCGGCCTGTCCGCGAGGAGGCCCGCGCGTGA
- a CDS encoding MBL fold metallo-hydrolase, which produces MEIHHLNCGSVLTIEATYDGPKPAAAVNHCLLIETDTAGLVLVETGLGLGDVRDPHGTLGADWVAMAQPALDEEETAVRQIARLGHKPSDVRHIVVTHLDVDHSGGLPDFPGADVHVLASELDAARSQAPSFRYRPAHWKHEPRWVTYPTAPDSGEEWFGFSALQPKGLPHDIKLIPLGGHTEGHTGIAVRDGERWLLHCGDAYYYHRELEVSREVHPLLDIVQTSSQVSRDLRLGTQARLRELIHDHGDRIEVFSSHDPWEFARYVAAGVTRTGRPG; this is translated from the coding sequence ATGGAAATCCACCACTTGAACTGCGGATCGGTTCTGACGATCGAAGCCACCTACGACGGCCCGAAGCCCGCAGCTGCCGTGAACCACTGCCTGTTGATAGAGACCGACACTGCCGGCCTCGTGCTGGTCGAAACCGGCCTCGGCCTCGGCGACGTCCGGGATCCGCACGGCACCCTCGGTGCGGACTGGGTGGCGATGGCGCAGCCGGCGCTCGACGAGGAGGAGACAGCCGTCCGGCAGATAGCCCGACTGGGCCACAAGCCGTCCGACGTGCGGCACATCGTCGTGACCCACCTGGATGTCGACCACAGCGGGGGTCTGCCCGACTTTCCCGGCGCCGATGTGCACGTCCTCGCGTCCGAACTCGACGCGGCCCGCTCCCAGGCTCCCAGCTTCCGCTACCGGCCGGCCCACTGGAAGCACGAACCCCGCTGGGTCACCTACCCCACCGCCCCGGACTCCGGCGAAGAGTGGTTCGGTTTCTCCGCGCTGCAGCCGAAAGGTCTGCCGCACGACATCAAACTCATCCCGTTGGGGGGCCACACGGAAGGCCACACGGGCATCGCCGTCCGGGACGGGGAGCGATGGCTCCTGCACTGCGGTGATGCGTACTACTACCACCGTGAGCTCGAGGTCTCGAGGGAGGTCCACCCGCTGCTCGACATCGTTCAGACCAGTTCGCAGGTCTCCCGCGATCTGCGACTCGGTACGCAAGCCCGTCTACGCGAACTGATCCATGACCACGGCGACCGAATCGAGGTCTTCTCGTCGCACGACCCCTGGGAATTCGCCCGCTACGTCGCCGCCGGCGTCACCCGGACCGGTCGGCCGGGATGA